A genome region from Nocardia sp. NBC_00565 includes the following:
- a CDS encoding urease subunit beta, with protein sequence MIPGEYFCAEGTIELNAGAGRIELDVVNTGDRPVQVGSHVHFPQANAALRFDRAAAHGRRLDIPAGTAVRFEPGLGQRVSLVSLGGTREVFGISLTPPGRLDGAT encoded by the coding sequence ATGATTCCGGGTGAATACTTCTGTGCCGAAGGCACTATCGAGTTGAACGCGGGCGCCGGCCGCATCGAGCTCGATGTCGTGAACACCGGCGATCGGCCGGTTCAGGTCGGCAGCCATGTGCACTTCCCACAGGCCAATGCCGCATTGCGGTTCGATCGGGCGGCCGCACACGGGCGTCGGCTCGATATCCCCGCCGGCACCGCGGTGCGCTTCGAACCAGGTCTCGGCCAGCGGGTTTCGCTGGTTTCGCTCGGTGGCACGCGCGAGGTGTTCGGCATCAGCCTGACTCCTCCGGGACGCTTGGATGGTGCGACATGA
- a CDS encoding PaaI family thioesterase, producing the protein MTQQETADVRSLADLTPEQMTKLSEGSFSDLIGLKFTELSPDRVRGEWTVRPQLYQPAGIQNGGVYCTVIETLASVGGGVWYGERGTVVGVNNNTDFLRAVREGTLYGEATPVHRGRLQQLWVVVITDDSGRTVARGQVRLQNLPQQD; encoded by the coding sequence ACCTCACGCCGGAGCAGATGACCAAGCTCAGCGAGGGCAGCTTCAGTGACCTGATCGGCCTGAAGTTCACCGAGCTGAGTCCGGACCGGGTGCGTGGCGAGTGGACCGTCCGGCCGCAGCTGTATCAGCCCGCCGGCATCCAGAACGGCGGCGTGTACTGCACCGTCATCGAAACGCTCGCCAGCGTCGGTGGCGGCGTCTGGTACGGCGAGCGCGGGACCGTCGTCGGGGTGAACAACAACACCGACTTCCTGCGCGCGGTCCGCGAGGGCACGCTGTACGGCGAGGCGACTCCGGTGCATCGGGGTCGGCTGCAGCAGTTGTGGGTCGTGGTCATCACCGATGACAGCGGCCGCACAGTGGCCAGGGGGCAGGTCCGGCTGCAGAACCTGCCCCAGCAGGACTGA
- a CDS encoding O-methyltransferase: protein MTTFEWADVDSYIVDSLVGGEDSTATALAANAAAGLPAIDVSPAQGKFLHLIARSIGARRVLEIGTLGGYSTIWLARAVGKDGQVITLEFEPRHARVARENLDRAEVGDRVEIRVGAALDNLPVLAEEDPEPFDLVFIDADKVNNSNYVLWALRLTRPGSVIIVDNVVRDGAVADEHSDDPAVQASRDLVDLLAAEPSLDATVVQTVGSKGWDGFAYAVVNGEALD from the coding sequence ATGACGACGTTCGAGTGGGCCGACGTGGACAGCTACATCGTGGACTCTCTGGTGGGAGGGGAGGATTCGACCGCGACGGCATTGGCCGCGAATGCGGCGGCCGGACTGCCCGCCATCGACGTATCGCCGGCGCAGGGGAAATTTCTGCATTTGATCGCGCGGTCGATCGGGGCCCGGCGGGTGCTCGAGATCGGCACGCTCGGCGGCTACAGCACGATCTGGTTGGCGCGGGCGGTGGGGAAGGATGGCCAGGTCATCACCCTGGAATTCGAGCCGCGGCACGCACGGGTGGCGCGGGAGAACCTGGATCGGGCCGAGGTCGGGGATCGGGTCGAGATCCGAGTGGGCGCGGCGCTGGACAATCTGCCGGTGCTGGCGGAGGAGGATCCGGAGCCGTTCGATCTGGTCTTCATCGACGCCGACAAGGTCAACAATTCGAACTACGTGCTCTGGGCATTGCGCCTGACCCGGCCCGGCTCGGTGATCATCGTCGACAATGTCGTGCGCGATGGCGCTGTCGCCGATGAGCATTCGGACGATCCGGCGGTCCAGGCCAGCCGCGATCTGGTCGACCTGCTCGCCGCCGAACCCAGCCTCGACGCCACCGTCGTGCAAACCGTCGGCAGCAAGGGCTGGGACGGTTTCGCCTACGCCGTCGTCAATGGTGAGGCCCTCGACTGA
- a CDS encoding urease subunit alpha, with product MSELSRARYAELFGPTTGDRIRLADTDLLIEITEDRSGGPGLAGDEAVFGGGKVLRESMGQARATRAEGTPDTVITGAVIIDHWGIIKADIGIRDGRICAIGKAGNPDTMNGVHPDLVVGPNTEIIAGNGRILTAGAIDCHVHFICPQLMDEALGGGITTLIGGGTGPAEGSKATTVTPGSWHLARMLEATDGWPMNIVLLGKGNTVSAESMWEQLRGGAAGFKLHEDWGSTPAAIDACLTVAEVAGVQVALHSDTLNEAGFVEDTLGAIAGRGIHAYHTEGAGGGHAPDIITVAAHLNVLPSSTNPTRPHTINTLDEHLDMLMVCHHLSASIPEDLAFAESRIRPSTIAAEDLLHDLGAISMIGSDSQAMGRIGEVVMRTWQTAHVMKRRRGALPGDGAADNARVRRYIAKYTICPAIAHGLDHEIGSVEVGKLADLVLWDPAFFGVRPHAVLKGGAIAWAAMGDANASIPTPQPVLPRPMFGAAPLVAAATSVHFVSEQAVEDGLAERLGLRRKLVPVKNVRRVTKADMPNNDAMPRIEVDPDTFTVRIDGEVWTEQPATELPMAQRYFLF from the coding sequence ATGAGTGAATTGAGCCGCGCCCGTTACGCCGAACTCTTCGGCCCGACCACCGGCGATCGAATTCGCCTGGCGGACACCGATCTGTTGATCGAGATCACCGAGGACCGCAGCGGCGGACCGGGACTCGCGGGTGATGAGGCCGTCTTCGGCGGCGGCAAGGTGCTGCGCGAATCCATGGGCCAAGCCCGCGCGACCCGTGCCGAGGGCACCCCCGACACCGTGATCACCGGTGCGGTCATCATCGACCACTGGGGAATCATCAAGGCCGACATCGGTATTCGTGACGGCCGCATCTGCGCGATCGGTAAGGCGGGCAACCCGGACACCATGAACGGGGTGCATCCGGATCTGGTGGTCGGGCCGAATACCGAGATCATCGCGGGCAACGGTCGGATCCTCACCGCGGGCGCTATCGACTGTCACGTGCACTTCATCTGCCCGCAGTTGATGGACGAGGCGCTCGGCGGCGGCATCACCACCCTGATCGGCGGCGGCACTGGTCCCGCCGAGGGTTCCAAGGCGACCACCGTGACGCCCGGATCCTGGCACCTGGCACGGATGTTGGAAGCCACCGACGGCTGGCCGATGAATATCGTATTGCTCGGCAAGGGCAATACGGTCAGCGCCGAATCCATGTGGGAGCAATTGCGCGGCGGCGCGGCCGGTTTCAAGCTGCACGAGGACTGGGGGTCGACCCCCGCCGCGATCGATGCCTGCCTCACCGTCGCGGAAGTGGCGGGCGTGCAGGTGGCGCTGCATTCGGACACGTTGAACGAGGCCGGATTCGTCGAGGACACCCTGGGCGCCATCGCGGGACGCGGCATCCACGCGTATCACACCGAGGGGGCGGGTGGCGGGCACGCGCCCGACATCATCACTGTCGCCGCACATCTGAACGTGCTGCCCAGCTCGACCAACCCGACCCGGCCGCACACGATCAACACCCTGGACGAGCACCTGGACATGCTCATGGTGTGTCATCACCTCAGCGCGTCCATCCCGGAGGATCTCGCGTTCGCGGAGAGCCGGATTCGGCCGTCCACCATCGCCGCCGAGGACCTGCTGCACGATCTGGGCGCGATCTCCATGATCGGCAGCGATTCCCAGGCTATGGGCCGCATCGGCGAGGTCGTCATGCGAACCTGGCAGACCGCGCACGTGATGAAGCGGCGTCGTGGCGCGCTGCCCGGTGACGGTGCCGCCGACAACGCCAGGGTGCGGCGCTATATCGCGAAGTACACGATCTGCCCGGCGATCGCGCACGGCCTCGACCACGAAATCGGTTCGGTAGAAGTAGGCAAGCTCGCCGATCTGGTGCTGTGGGACCCCGCGTTCTTCGGTGTCCGTCCGCACGCAGTCCTCAAGGGCGGTGCGATCGCCTGGGCCGCCATGGGTGACGCCAACGCCTCCATTCCGACGCCGCAGCCGGTGCTTCCGCGCCCCATGTTCGGTGCCGCGCCGCTGGTCGCCGCGGCAACTTCGGTGCATTTCGTTTCCGAACAGGCCGTCGAGGACGGTCTCGCCGAACGCTTGGGCCTGCGCCGAAAACTGGTCCCCGTCAAGAACGTTCGCCGTGTCACCAAGGCGGATATGCCCAACAACGACGCCATGCCGCGCATCGAAGTCGACCCGGACACTTTTACTGTCCGCATCGACGGTGAGGTCTGGACCGAACAACCCGCGACCGAGTTGCCCATGGCCCAGCGGTATTTCCTGTTCTGA
- a CDS encoding urease subunit gamma, which yields MRLSPHEQERLLLSYAAELARRRQARGLKLNHPEAVALITDHVLEGARDGRTVAELMSSGRTVLTRADVLAGVPEMIHDVQVEATFPDGTKLVTVHHPIG from the coding sequence ATGCGACTGTCGCCGCATGAGCAAGAACGGCTGCTGCTGAGCTACGCGGCCGAGCTGGCCCGGCGCAGGCAGGCGCGCGGGCTCAAACTGAACCATCCGGAGGCGGTCGCGCTGATCACCGATCACGTGCTCGAAGGCGCTCGGGATGGTCGCACCGTCGCGGAGCTGATGTCGTCGGGGCGAACGGTTCTCACGCGGGCCGACGTGCTGGCGGGCGTGCCGGAGATGATCCACGATGTCCAGGTCGAGGCCACCTTTCCGGACGGCACCAAGCTTGTCACCGTCCACCATCCGATCGGTTAG